The following proteins come from a genomic window of Dreissena polymorpha isolate Duluth1 chromosome 1, UMN_Dpol_1.0, whole genome shotgun sequence:
- the LOC127864186 gene encoding uncharacterized protein LOC127864186 isoform X2, with the protein MWLPASLPPHCKIIVSSLPEEKYEKFPALKEVVGFAYIWFYEADNRSVVMEIGKKLYLFDLEQINFSIVFPGIVSGGVCIVTKRKQLLVTSRFDKKVNDPGTLAAVTVEMGPVMVMDLVTHSRMYEISNILGRRYGGRYMLFDSYMLLTRVSSRLFFIGCYVGERTDNEVQLFCFDTEQKIEPFELCDREAVKMVRANVYRLDDDRIMTTGKGDNYDFRVSTPCTGAPMERFSTQPAITSGNTRLLTSSRGLFTMETNPHRRLGLNAVFPYIQPKPTCLVLRSTLLNTSKRATNRKWEIPTRAMRYLIIESQSYDEGDARRCENNHYIEHTQC; encoded by the exons GAGGTGGTCGGCTTTGCATACATTTGGTTTTACGAAGCAGACAACAGATCAGTGGTCATGGAAATTGGCAaaaagttgtacttgtttgaccTTGAACAGATTAACTTCAGCATCGTGTTTCCGGGCATCGTCTCGGGAGGAGTGTGTATCGTCACCAAACGGAAGC AACTCCTCGTGACGTCACGTTTTGACAAGAAG GTAAACGATCCGGGAACGCTCGCCGCAGTAACGGTTGAAATGGGACCCGTAATGGTGATGGACCTTGTCACCCACTCTCGCATGTATGAGATCTCAAACA TTTTAGGCCGGCGGTACGGAGGGAGATACATGCTGTTCGACTCCTACATGTTGTTGACCCGAGTCAGCAGCCGCTTGTTCTTCATCGGATGTTACGTGGGCGAGCGCACAGACAATGAAGTTCAACTTTTCTGCTTTGACACTGAACAAA AGATAGAACCTTTTGAGCTATGTGACAGAGAGGCCGTCAAAATGGTCAGGGCAAACGTTTATCGTCTCGATGACGACCGTATTATGACCACGGGAAAAGGCGACAACTATGACTTCCGAGT tTCGACACCCTGCACTGGAGCGCCGATGGAACGTTTTTCTACACAACCAGCGATAACTTCTGGAAACACAAGGCTCCTGACGTCATCACGTGGACTATTCACCATGGAAACCAACCCACATCGACGCCTGGGGCTAAACGCAGTCTTCCCTTATATTCAACCAAAG CCAACCTGCCTCGTCTTACGATCAACGCTCCTGAATACGTCTAAACGGGCTACCAACCGGAAGTGGGAGATCCCGACACGGGCGATGAGATATTTGATTATAGAGTCCCAAAGTTATGACGAAGGCGATGCGAGGCGGTGCGAAAACAACCATTACATTGAACACACTCAGTGTTAG
- the LOC127864186 gene encoding uncharacterized protein LOC127864186 isoform X1 — MWLPASLPPHCKIIVSSLPEEKYEKFPALKEVVGFAYIWFYEADNRSVVMEIGKKLYLFDLEQINFSIVFPGIVSGGVCIVTKRKQLLVTSRFDKKVNDPGTLAAVTVEMGPVMVMDLVTHSRMYEISNILGRRYGGRYMLFDSYMLLTRVSSRLFFIGCYVGERTDNEVQLFCFDTEQKIEPFELCDREAVKMVRANVYRLDDDRIMTTGKGDNYDFRVSTPCTGAPMERFSTQPAITSGNTRLLTSSRGLFTMETNPHRRLGLNAVFPYIQPKRRRLRAALHSHGLVLNLFIEERCKGPVFSVLSKYLLDILITDKILVFGKEAVNPTNVSYILRGNIPGLILVI; from the exons GAGGTGGTCGGCTTTGCATACATTTGGTTTTACGAAGCAGACAACAGATCAGTGGTCATGGAAATTGGCAaaaagttgtacttgtttgaccTTGAACAGATTAACTTCAGCATCGTGTTTCCGGGCATCGTCTCGGGAGGAGTGTGTATCGTCACCAAACGGAAGC AACTCCTCGTGACGTCACGTTTTGACAAGAAG GTAAACGATCCGGGAACGCTCGCCGCAGTAACGGTTGAAATGGGACCCGTAATGGTGATGGACCTTGTCACCCACTCTCGCATGTATGAGATCTCAAACA TTTTAGGCCGGCGGTACGGAGGGAGATACATGCTGTTCGACTCCTACATGTTGTTGACCCGAGTCAGCAGCCGCTTGTTCTTCATCGGATGTTACGTGGGCGAGCGCACAGACAATGAAGTTCAACTTTTCTGCTTTGACACTGAACAAA AGATAGAACCTTTTGAGCTATGTGACAGAGAGGCCGTCAAAATGGTCAGGGCAAACGTTTATCGTCTCGATGACGACCGTATTATGACCACGGGAAAAGGCGACAACTATGACTTCCGAGT tTCGACACCCTGCACTGGAGCGCCGATGGAACGTTTTTCTACACAACCAGCGATAACTTCTGGAAACACAAGGCTCCTGACGTCATCACGTGGACTATTCACCATGGAAACCAACCCACATCGACGCCTGGGGCTAAACGCAGTCTTCCCTTATATTCAACCAAAG AGGCGCCGGCTTCGAGccgcattgcactcccatggactagtgtTAAACCTTTTCATCGAGGAGCGATGCAaaggcccggtcttctctgtgCTGTCCAAATATCTACTGGACATTCTGATAACTGACAAGATCTTGGTCTTTGGGAAAGAGGCAGTAAATCCCACCAACGTATCATACATCTTGCGCGGAAACATACCAGGGTTGATTCTAGTAATATG A